The DNA window AGGACTTCCTCTTCCTGCATCACCGGCGTTTCGGCGGTCGGCAGGTAGTCTTCGTCGGGCAGTTCAGGCGAAGCAGGAGCCGCCGGCCTGCTCGCGGCCTTCTGGTAACCCGCGGTCAGCGGTTCGAAACAGCGTGCGCAACAGATATACGTTTCGCCCTCGGGCGAGGCGATACCGGGCACTTCCTGATGGCAATTTCGACACCACATAAGGGTAGTCACAGATCCTGGCGGCCGAGCTTCTTCGAAAGCGACACACGTCGGCCTGGCGAACCGGCAGACCGTGTAAAAAGAAGATCGTCGGCCTGGATGTTAAACTTTACCGATTCTGACGATTTTTCAGGCGAGCCGGAGTCGTCGACGCCAGCTCCTTGTCAGCTAGCGAAGTGTCGCAATCACTAGTTTCAAACCGCCAATCCGGGAGAATACGCCGGAGCGGACTTCCACCGAGAAGCCGTGTTTGATCAGCTTCTGCTCTACATCGGGCAGCAGGAACGTCAGATAGTACATGATAAAAGGCGGCGAAATCAGCAGGTTCCGCACGCGCATCGCCGCGTTGAAGCCCCGCGATAGCCACCATTGCGGGTGCCAGACGGGCGGCAGATAGCCCGACACAAACAGGAACCGGCCGCCTGGCTTCAGGGCGATCGCAATCTGTTCGATAAAGCGGTCTTCGTCCCGCGGCAGAATATGCCCATGGGCGCCAAAACAGACGGCCAGGTCAAACTCGTTCTTGAACGGCAGAGCTAGCGCGTCGCCACGCACAAATTCCAATCGAGCGTCGCCCGGGTGCTGGGCAAGGTTCTGTTCAGCGACGGCCAGCATCCCCTGGCTCATGTCGATACCAGCGAGTCGATCCCGCACGAGCGGTCGCAGCATTTGCATCCCGGCGCCCGTTCCGCAGCAGACATCAAGTGCGGACTCGATCGAGTTCGCCTCGCCCAGTTGGCTGGGGATACAATCCAGAACGAGGCCCGGCGTGCGAAACGGGGTGTAGTCGAACTTGGGCGCCAGCAGATCGTATCCGCGTTCCGTCGACGACAACGCCTGGCGAGCCAGTTCGAAGAAGGTAGGTCCCTGGGGATGAAACATCGGGTCGCCTTGCCTCCTTCTGCCGAGCGGATCGACGGGCAGCCTCGCGCTGACCGTTTGGTCAGGCCGAGCGTGCTAAGACGATAACGGCGCGGCGGCCGGCAGCCAGGCCGTAATGAGCAGTCCCAGCCAGCCCAGGATCAGCAGCAGACCTCCCACCGGCACGATCGCCCAGTGGATCATGTCGCCCGTAAACACGCCCAGGTAGAGGCCCCCGGAAAACATGGCGACCCCCAGCAGGAAAAAGACGCCTGTCATATGCAGAACCATGTGCGGCTGGCGCCAGAACAGCAGCGCCACCGCCAGGATCGCCAGGGCGTGGAACATTTGATAACGCACCCCCACTTCGCAGTTGTGCAGCTGCTTGACCACTTCGACCTCGGAAAGTCCCCTTTTGACGAGCGACTTCTCCAGGCCATGGGCCTGGTAGGCGCCAAGCATTACGCCGCCGGCGCCCAGCAGGGCGGCGATCGTCATCCAGATTCGAGGACTCATAGTAAACATCTCAAAGGGGTAAGACAGTGGCTGCCGTCGGCTGCAGGGAACGCAGGAATCGGCAGGGCAGGATCCTGCAGTTTAACTCAGCAGCAGTTCCAGGTCTTCGGCGGTCAGATCGCTGATGACGCTATTGTTGGAGGCGACAATCGCATCCGCCAGATCGCGTTTGCTTTGCTGCAGCTGGATAATTTTGTCCTCGACGGTGTCGCGACAGATGAGCCGATAGGCGAACACCCTTTGCGTTTGCCCGATTCGATGGGCCCGGTCGATCGCCTGGGCTTCGACGGCAGGGTTCCACCAGGGGTCCAGGATAAACACGTAGTCGGCGGCCGTCAGGTTCAAACCGTGGCCGCCCGCCTTAAGGCTGATCAGGAAGAGCGGACATTCCGGGTCGTTCTGGAACGCGTCGACTTTTTCTTTCCGGTTGCGGGTGCGTCCGTCGAGGTATTCGTAGCGGACGTTCATCTCATCGAGGCGGGCCCGAACGATGCGCAGAAAACTGGTGAACTGCGAGAAGACAAGCGCCTTGTGCCCTTCGGCCACGACTTCGGCGATTTGATCAGCCAGCATGTCGAGCTTGGCGCTGGGCACGCCCGCGTTCTTTTCGCTGACCAGCCCCGGATGGCAGGCGGCCTGCCGCAACCTCAGCAGCGCTTCCAGCACATGGATCTTGCTTTTGGCGAACCCCTGCTTTTGCACCTCCTGGGTGAGACTGGCGCGGTAGTAGTCACGCAGCTCATCGTAGAGTTTCCGCTGACGGGAGCCCATTTCGCAAACCAGGGTCTGCTCAGTTTTCTCGGGCAGCTCGGTCAGCACCTGCTGCTTGGTTCGCCGGAGCATGAACGGCCGCAGGGCCGAAGCCAGCACGCGGAGCCCTTCGTGATCGCCGCCGTTTTTGGCCAGCCGGGCAAAAGTTGACGATCGCCCCAGCATGCCAGGGTTGAGAAATTCGAACAGCGACCAGAGCTCGCCCAGGTGGTTCTCCACCGGCGTACCCGTCATCGCCAGGCGACGGCGGGCAGGCAACAGGCGGCAGGCCTTGGCGGCCTGGGACTTGTCGTTCTTGATCGCCTGGGCCTCGTCGAGAATGGCGAAGTCGAACGTCTTCTCCCGCAGCTGCACAATATCCCGGCGCAGGGTGCCATAAGTTGTCACCAGCAGGTCGTAATCGTTCATGTTCTCGAGGACTGTTTCGCGACCCGGGCCGGTATAGTTGGCGACCTTGAGTTGCGGCGTAAACTGGGCCGCTTCGTCGATCCAGTTGAAGACCAGGCTGCGGGGGACGACGGCCAGGGAGGGACCGCGACCTTCCTCGCCATTGACGCGGCGGTCTTCAAGCATCGCCAGCACCTGGATCGTTTTCCCCAGACCCATGTCGTCTGCCAGGCAGCCGCCAAAGCGGTACTCTTGCAGAAAGTTCAGCCAGCCCAGCCCCTCGCGCTGGTATTCGCGGAGCTCGCCCTGGAAGGATTCGATTTCGTGTTTGGGTTCAATGCCTGAGAAGGATCGCAGCCGATCACGGATCTCCAGGAACTGCTCGTCGGTCTCGACGTTGTCCTGCGCGGCCAGCAAGGCGTCGAGCAGGGCTGCCTGCGAATGGGCGAAGCGGAGCGAGTCTCCTTTGGCCTTGCCCAGTTCCGCCAGGGCCCCGTACTGCTCCAGCCATTCCTCCGGCAGCATTCCCTGCGTGCCGTCGTCGAGTACGACGAACTTTTCTCCTTTGCGGACCGCGGCCAGCAGGGCGGGCAGGGCGACGGTTTGCCCTTCAAAGTCACAGCCGCCATCCAACTCAAACCAGTCAACATTCGAGGAGACGCTGAGCGAGAAGGAGCCGGCCTTGCGAATCTTGCGGCCTTCGGCCTCGACTGACCAGCCCAGTCCGGTCAGGTTGTGGACCACCTGCGACAGCTGTTTCCGCTGCAGCCAGACATGGGCTTCGTTCTTGTGGCGATCCGTATTGGGCCGCAGGCCCAGGTCTCGCAGGTTGGCGATCAGCTGTTGCTCTTTGGTGCGGTTCCGGCGGTGCGAGACCTTTTTATCGGGGTTCACCACGCTGGATTGCGGGTCATCAAGGGCGATCGGTTTATCGCCGTACAGAAACGACAGCGAAGCGTACAGTCGCGAGGCCTTGGAGGTGTTCTGGGAAGCGATCACCAGTCGCGGCTGGGGATCGACGGCCTCTTCTTTCCAGCCGAATTCCTCAGGTAAACGAACTTCGCAGTTCGCCGCCGACGACAGCAGCATGGCCGCCAGTTCTTCGCCCGCCTTGCGGGGGACTTCGATCTTCTCTTCCCGCCGCAGGGCAACAATCCAGGAGAACTCGGCGCCGACTTCCAGCAGTCCGATCCGGTCGCCGAACAGCACAAAGCCATCGGCCGATAACAGGACGGGTTCTTCTACCCGGACGGATTCGTCGTCGCGATACAGTTCGCCGCCGATGATCCACCCGTTGTCGTCCTCGGTCGCTTCCACCACCAGCCGGAACCGCCAGGGCTCCGAACCGCACCACGCCAGCGGTTCGGCGTCTTCAAAGGGCTGCGAGCTATCCAACTGCCAGACCAGGCGATCCGTCTCGGTCAGCAAGGGCAAGGCCGCTTTGAGCGTGGCCGGAAACAGCTCCACATAAGAAACTTCGTTCCGCGAATACTGCGAACCCCACCATTGCCGATAGTGGCTGGTCGATTCGCCGCCGCCGGTCTGACCGCCGCACAACAGGTCGAGCAGTTCCTGGTCGCCGCTGTCAGCAAATAAGGGGGGCGACTTGCGGTCGTAACTCATTCTGCGGCATTTGCCCCAGCCGCCGTTGACGAGCGATTCGCGATAGAAAAAATCGAGGTGCAGGTGGCCCTTGGCCTGCGTTTCGGCGACATCGATTACAAACCAGGTCTGCCGGACTTTGTTGCGCAACACCACGCCCGGATCACGCACCCGGCGGTTGGATTCCGCGGCGATGGCGTCGATCTGGGATTTCCACTGGTTCGACTGTTTCTCCGCGGCGTCGGCGGCGCCGTTGCCGGCGATCAGTCGCAAGTTCCGTTTCAGCGGCACCTCATACAGGGAATCAATTTCCAGCAAAGTGGCCCACAAATGCTTGCAGAAACGCCCTTTTTTGAACTGGGGACAGTCGCAATGCGTGGAAAGCACGCCTTGCTCATACTCGTAGGCGTCGATGGCGGCCGTGTGAGCGCCCAGGGGACCTTTGACAACGCCGACAAAGGAACGGGGGTCAGTCTGGTGGAGGTCGATCTCGTTATTGGTGAAATACTCATGACCGCGATTACGAGTGCGATCATCAAACGCCGAGGCGGCGCTGTTAGCGATAGACATGCGGCCTCCGATCCGGGGTGTATCCTCGATCTTCAACTTAAGATTTTATTCACAGCAGGTGCCTTGTAAATACCAGCCAGGCCATTGGTGCAATGCCGCGACGCCGCAAAAGACGGAAAAACGCGGCCCGTTCGCGCGACTGCCGCCGCCTCCGGGAGTCGCCGTGGCGACCCAATCGACAATGCCCGCAGGCGCGGAGTGGAAACCGCCCCCCTGGTCGCAGATCGGGAAGCGGTATAATAAGCCCAGTGCTGGAAAACGCAGCCCAGGCCAAGGATTTTTTTGGGGAAATCCCCCCATCTGGATCCACGCGGTCGCCGACCGATTCGACCGGAGTGTAAACGACGATGACCCCCGAGTTGCCCGCCCCTGTGAATCCGGTCGTCCTGCGTGAACATGAAACCGAAATCCGCGTGCGTTACCAGGAAACCGACGGGCAAGGCCGGGCCTACCACGGGAACTACGTCACCTGGTTCGAAGTCGGCCGGGTCGAGCTGTTGCGAGCGGCCGGCGTCGACTACAAGGCGCTGGAAGAGGCCGGTGTATTTCTGGTGGTGGCCGAACTATCGCTGAATTTCTTCGGCGCCGCCCGCTTCGACGACCTGATTCGCGTGCGGACCCGAACGGCTCGCAGCCGCGGCGTACGGATCGAGAATCATTATGAGATCCGCCGCGACGACGAACTCCTGGCCAGCGGCCGCACGGTCGTCGCCTGTGTCGACGCCACGGGAAAGGTCAAGCCGCTGCCTGCCTGGCTACGACTACCTCTGGTGGAAGCGGACCAGGACGAGTCCCAATCTTCCCTTGGCTGAGTCGTCGTGGCCGAGCGCAATCACCAGCTCTCGCGTTAGTGACTCCAGGCCTGAAACTTGCCGGTGGAGTCGGCCCAGCCGCGGGCCATGCCGGGCGTGTTGAACTGCATCGACATTCGCCCCCGGTGATCAATGGCGATGACCCCGCCGTCGCCGCGGCGCAGGGTATGCTGCACAACCTGTTCGACCGCATCGGCCAGCGTCGCATGGCCAAACTGCATCCGGGCAGAAATCTGATAGGCGACCGCGTTCCGGATGAACTCCTCGCCAGTCCCCGTGCAGGAGACGCCGCAGGTGCTGTTCTGCGCATACGTTCCCGCGCCGATAATCGGCGAGTCGCCTACCCGGCCGAACTTTTTGTTCGTTAAACCGCCGGTGGAAGTGCCGGCCGCCAGGTTGCCGCGGCGGTCGAGCGCCACGCAGCCGACCGTCCCCTTGGTCGAGTCTTCGGCCGCCTTCTGGTCCTGCTGGACGCGGCGCCAGTCTTCCCGCCGCTGGGGCGTGTCGAAGTAAGAATTCTCGACCCGTTCGACGTGCATCTCGTCGGCGAACCGCTCGGCGCCGGCTCCCGCCAGCAAGACGTGCCGGGTCTTCGTCATTACCAGCCGCGCCAGGCCGATCGGGTTTTTCACGGTCGTCACCCCCGCCACCGCACCGCAGGCCCGGGTGCGACCATCCATCAGCGAGGCGTCCAGCTCATGGCCTCCTTCGCTGTTGTACACCGCGCCGCGTCCCGCATTGAACAGCGGGTCGTTCTCCAGGTGCAGGATCGTCTGTTCGACGGCGTCGAGAGCCTCGCCGCCATTGGCCAGGATCTTGAGCCCAATCGACAACGCTTGTTCCAGCGATTTCTCTTGCGCCTTCTTTTCTTCCTCGCTGGATCCCCCCAGGGATCCGCGTGCCCCGCCATGGATGACCAGGGCGTATTCGATCGACGGAGTCTCCGCGGCAGGGCTGGCCGTAACGGCCGCTCCGACGAGCCACCAGGCGGCAGAAAGCGATTTCCAGTTCATGATGGGGTCCAGCGATAAAGAGCAGGGCATAAGCGCCAGGGCGATGTCGTCCTGCTTTCCGCTGGCTCGACGTCCCCCCGAAGGAAACCCCTGTATTAGACAACACCGCTGCGGCGGGCGCCGCCCCCGAACGACGTTTCCTTCCGCCTGGGCGAGCTCTTCCGCCAGCGCTCTCATTTACTTTCTGACGGTGGAGGAGTATCCAGCGCAGCCGCCAATTTCACGAAAAAAACGATTGCAGTCGGCGGTCCGAATGTGATGGCATGGTTAAAAAAACTCGCCTTCCTTGGGAAAGCTCACAATTGACGCACCCCCGGGCCGCGCTACAATGACGGAAGTGTTCCCGCCAGTTTACCCGCCTTTTCTTGCGAAACGCCCATGGCCCTACGATCACTTACGGCTTTACCTGTTTATAACGAGGCCCGGCACGTCGACGCGGTATTGGACGAAGTCGCCCGGTATAGCGCCCATATCCTTGTCGTCGACGATGGATCGACCGACGGCACGGCCGAAATCCTCGCCCGGCGGACCGACGTAAAGGTGGTCACCCATGAGCGAAACCGCGGCTATGGCGCCGCGCTAAAAACGGCGTTCGACTACGCCCTGCAGCACGGTTACGACGTCGTCGTGACGATCGACTGCGACGGCCAGCATGAACCGCAGCGCATCCCCGAGTTTGTCGCCGCCTGTGAGAATGATCCCGATGTCGATATCGTCTCGGGCAGCCGCTACCTGCGCGCCTTCCCCGGCGATACGCCGCCTCCGCCCGAGCGACGTCGCATTAACGAGCAAGTAACGACCGAGATCCGCCAGCGGCTGGGCCTGCATCTGACCGACGCCTTTTGCGGCTTCAAGGCATACCGCACGGCCTTGCTCGCCAAGCTCGATCTGCAGGAAGCGGGTTATGCGATGCCACTGCAGCTGTGGGTCCAGGCGGCCCATGTCGGCCTGCGGATTACCGAGCTGGCCGTGCCGCTGATCTACCTCGACGAAAAACGCTCGTTCGGCGGGGTCCTCGACGACTCCAGCACGCGGCTGCACTACTATCACCTGGTGCTGGATCGCAGCATCGCCGCGGTTGCTTCGTTCAACGAACGTCCCGGCATGGGGCTGCTCTCGCTGTGTGGAGAAGGCTGCGAATGACGGCCCGTTCCGCCGGGCAAGTTCGCATCAAAGCTCCGCGCGCCGATGGCGCTGTACTGATTGATCCTCCCCTGCAGCAGGCGGACCGGCTGCTGCAGGCGAATCGGGCCGGGCTGGCCGAACAAAGCGAGTGGACCGGTTTGCGGGCACGCGGCCGGGAACAGATGCTGGCGCTGGCGACCGGCTACACGTCGTCGTATCTGGACTTGCCAGAGCAACTTCCGCGAGGCGATCGGCCGGTAATTCTGGCGGGACATCAGCCGCACTTTTTCCATCCGGGCGTCTGGTTCAAAAACTTCGTGCTGTCCCAGGCGGCCCATCAGTGCGACGCGGTCGCGGTCAACCTGGTCATCGATAACGATACGGCGGCGCCTCCTTCGATCCGCACGCCGACCGGCGACCTGCACGATCCGCGGTTGGCGGTCGTGTCTTATGACTCCGGCGCTGAGGCGATCCCCTACGAGGAACGCGGCGTGCTTGACCGGGAGCAGTTCCGTTCCTTTGCCGATCGCCTGCGGCAAACGGCTGCGCCCTGGCTGCAAGCGCCACTGGCCCTGGAGATGTGGCCTGATGCCATCGAGGCGGCGGAGCGGACGGGGAACCTGGGCGCGGCAGCAGCCCATTCACGGCATCGCTGGGAGCACCGCTGGGGATTACGCACCCTAGAGGTTCCGCTGTCGCAGCTCTGCCAGTCGGAAGCTTTCTTGACGTTCGCCTGGAAACTGTTGTCGCAGCCGGCGTCGTTTGCCGAAACGTACAACGCCGAGCTGGCCGCGTATCGAACGGCCCACCGGCTGCGGAGCCGATCGCATCCCGTGCCGGACCTGGTAACGGAAGACGGCTGGCAAGAGTCGCCGTTCTGGATCTGGTCGGCCGATCGCCCTCGACGAGAGCGGCTGTTCGTGAAGGCGACGTCCGCCGGCGTGGAGTTGACCGATCGCGACCTGTGGCAGGTCCACGCCGAGTCGCCGGCCATGCTGGGCGAGCATCTGGCCGATGTCGGCATCAAACTGCGACCGCGTGCGCTGGTAACAACGATGTTCGCCCGACTGGTGCTGAGCGACCTGTTCCTGCACGGCATCGGCGGAGCCAAATACGACGAGCTGACCGACGCCATCATCGACCGCTTCTTCGGCTTCCAGGCGCCGCAGTACCTGACCGTTTCCGCCACCTGCCTGCTGCCAGTCCAGCGGCCGGACGTCTCGCCAGCCGACCTCCGCGCGGTCGACCGCCGGCTCCGCGATCTGACATTCCATCCCGAGACGCATGCCCTCGCGGCGCATCCGTCTAACCCGACCGTCGCCCAACTGACCAGCCAGAAAGCAGCCGCGGTGGCGAGGGAGCCCGCGCCAGAAGAGCTGGCAAAGCGGCATCAGCAGATCGTCCAGGCGAACGCCGGCCTGCAGCCGTTCGTGGCGTCGCAGCGGCAAGCGGCGGAAGAGCAGCGAGCGACGGTGCAGCACGACTTGCGCGTCAACCGGCTGCTAGGGTCGCGAGAATTCTCATACCTGCTGTTCCCAGAGCAGACGCTGCGTCCCTTCCTGACGGCCGCCGGCGGCAGGATCAGCTAACGTCGCCCGGTGGGCGTCGAGCAATTGCTGATGGTTCTCATGGTTCCCCTGGCTTCCACCAGGCTGGAGCAGGAGTAGCATCGCGCTACACGTGGTAACTACGGCGAACACGCCTGCAGGTGCGCGTCGTTTTGCGCGGGGCTCTAAAACCGCCTGGCGATGAACTCGCTCGTTGGAACCGGAGAAAAATAACTTCGGTAATTTCCCCAGTTTGGCAGGAATCAGAAGCATGCCATCCACAGGGGCCTTGGCGAAATATTTCTCACATTCTTCTGGTTCTTTGCGCCTTCGCGCCTTTGCGTGAGTCCCCACTTCCGCGAGGGAGATTCTTCCATCCGCTCCTTCTATCTTCCAGCCGTTCAAAGACGGTTTGGCGATTCGATCACGAAGTGGATCTCACGCGAAGGCGCAAAAGAGAGGTCGGCAGCGGACCCTTGTGGAGGAAGCTGGCCAGGATTCGTCCGGCCACCTGCTTCATGGCGTGATCCCGGCAGGATTGCTATGTTGAAGGTGCTTCGTGTTCTGCAAAAACCGAAGTTGCCTTTCCCTCGTTCCTAAAGGATTTGAGGATATGCTCATTCGATTCTGTGGCGGTGCAGTATTCTTAACAATTCAGTTTGTTCTTAGTTGCACAAGAGTTGACCTGCATCCCTATTTCGCCATTGCACTGGCATTGATTCTTTATACAGCAGCATCTGCTTCGGCTGGAAAATATACGGAGGTTTCGTTTCGAGATATCCCCTGGATTCTGTCCTACACAACGCTGCTTGTTCCAGTGGTGGTTCTAATCCGTCCGGCTACTGACTATCTCCTGGCGGACTTTGGCCTTTCTGACATGGAATGGCCTAACTTTTTTCTGTTGATTTTTTCCCTTTTTGTTGTGCCTATGGAACTGGGGAAGAATAACTTCGGCTCACAGGAGTAGAAACGCCCGACGCTAGCGCGTTCGGCTCACTATACAAAAACCGAAGATAGTTTTCTTCACTCCGCCAGGGCGACTCTTGTT is part of the Lignipirellula cremea genome and encodes:
- a CDS encoding acyl-CoA thioesterase: MTPELPAPVNPVVLREHETEIRVRYQETDGQGRAYHGNYVTWFEVGRVELLRAAGVDYKALEEAGVFLVVAELSLNFFGAARFDDLIRVRTRTARSRGVRIENHYEIRRDDELLASGRTVVACVDATGKVKPLPAWLRLPLVEADQDESQSSLG
- a CDS encoding class I SAM-dependent methyltransferase, whose protein sequence is MFHPQGPTFFELARQALSSTERGYDLLAPKFDYTPFRTPGLVLDCIPSQLGEANSIESALDVCCGTGAGMQMLRPLVRDRLAGIDMSQGMLAVAEQNLAQHPGDARLEFVRGDALALPFKNEFDLAVCFGAHGHILPRDEDRFIEQIAIALKPGGRFLFVSGYLPPVWHPQWWLSRGFNAAMRVRNLLISPPFIMYYLTFLLPDVEQKLIKHGFSVEVRSGVFSRIGGLKLVIATLR
- a CDS encoding isoaspartyl peptidase/L-asparaginase family protein, with amino-acid sequence MNWKSLSAAWWLVGAAVTASPAAETPSIEYALVIHGGARGSLGGSSEEEKKAQEKSLEQALSIGLKILANGGEALDAVEQTILHLENDPLFNAGRGAVYNSEGGHELDASLMDGRTRACGAVAGVTTVKNPIGLARLVMTKTRHVLLAGAGAERFADEMHVERVENSYFDTPQRREDWRRVQQDQKAAEDSTKGTVGCVALDRRGNLAAGTSTGGLTNKKFGRVGDSPIIGAGTYAQNSTCGVSCTGTGEEFIRNAVAYQISARMQFGHATLADAVEQVVQHTLRRGDGGVIAIDHRGRMSMQFNTPGMARGWADSTGKFQAWSH
- a CDS encoding DUF423 domain-containing protein, with the translated sequence MSPRIWMTIAALLGAGGVMLGAYQAHGLEKSLVKRGLSEVEVVKQLHNCEVGVRYQMFHALAILAVALLFWRQPHMVLHMTGVFFLLGVAMFSGGLYLGVFTGDMIHWAIVPVGGLLLILGWLGLLITAWLPAAAPLSS
- a CDS encoding glycosyltransferase family 2 protein, which translates into the protein MALRSLTALPVYNEARHVDAVLDEVARYSAHILVVDDGSTDGTAEILARRTDVKVVTHERNRGYGAALKTAFDYALQHGYDVVVTIDCDGQHEPQRIPEFVAACENDPDVDIVSGSRYLRAFPGDTPPPPERRRINEQVTTEIRQRLGLHLTDAFCGFKAYRTALLAKLDLQEAGYAMPLQLWVQAAHVGLRITELAVPLIYLDEKRSFGGVLDDSSTRLHYYHLVLDRSIAAVASFNERPGMGLLSLCGEGCE
- a CDS encoding DEAD/DEAH box helicase, which encodes MSIANSAASAFDDRTRNRGHEYFTNNEIDLHQTDPRSFVGVVKGPLGAHTAAIDAYEYEQGVLSTHCDCPQFKKGRFCKHLWATLLEIDSLYEVPLKRNLRLIAGNGAADAAEKQSNQWKSQIDAIAAESNRRVRDPGVVLRNKVRQTWFVIDVAETQAKGHLHLDFFYRESLVNGGWGKCRRMSYDRKSPPLFADSGDQELLDLLCGGQTGGGESTSHYRQWWGSQYSRNEVSYVELFPATLKAALPLLTETDRLVWQLDSSQPFEDAEPLAWCGSEPWRFRLVVEATEDDNGWIIGGELYRDDESVRVEEPVLLSADGFVLFGDRIGLLEVGAEFSWIVALRREEKIEVPRKAGEELAAMLLSSAANCEVRLPEEFGWKEEAVDPQPRLVIASQNTSKASRLYASLSFLYGDKPIALDDPQSSVVNPDKKVSHRRNRTKEQQLIANLRDLGLRPNTDRHKNEAHVWLQRKQLSQVVHNLTGLGWSVEAEGRKIRKAGSFSLSVSSNVDWFELDGGCDFEGQTVALPALLAAVRKGEKFVVLDDGTQGMLPEEWLEQYGALAELGKAKGDSLRFAHSQAALLDALLAAQDNVETDEQFLEIRDRLRSFSGIEPKHEIESFQGELREYQREGLGWLNFLQEYRFGGCLADDMGLGKTIQVLAMLEDRRVNGEEGRGPSLAVVPRSLVFNWIDEAAQFTPQLKVANYTGPGRETVLENMNDYDLLVTTYGTLRRDIVQLREKTFDFAILDEAQAIKNDKSQAAKACRLLPARRRLAMTGTPVENHLGELWSLFEFLNPGMLGRSSTFARLAKNGGDHEGLRVLASALRPFMLRRTKQQVLTELPEKTEQTLVCEMGSRQRKLYDELRDYYRASLTQEVQKQGFAKSKIHVLEALLRLRQAACHPGLVSEKNAGVPSAKLDMLADQIAEVVAEGHKALVFSQFTSFLRIVRARLDEMNVRYEYLDGRTRNRKEKVDAFQNDPECPLFLISLKAGGHGLNLTAADYVFILDPWWNPAVEAQAIDRAHRIGQTQRVFAYRLICRDTVEDKIIQLQQSKRDLADAIVASNNSVISDLTAEDLELLLS